ATCCCCTTGATATGcaggcatagtctcaaaatgTACGACAGTTGATGGCTCCTTATGACACATGGCCTCGAACCATATGGGCAACGCTTCGTAGGATGCTTCCCAACCTCCAAATATCTTCTCAACTGACTTTTGCTTTGCCAACCATGCTTTCCGATAGCTGACGGTGTAGTTGAACTTCAACTGCACTTCTGCAATAACTGATTTTACCTTTAAAGAGGGGTCAGCCTCAATCAACGGCTTTATGGCTTCGGCAATCGTATCTGAATCCAGCTCCGAATGATCCTGAGAAATGGTTGCTCTGGTACAAGTGTGACTGCCGTTGTACCTCCTAATAACCCAACAGTGCTTTCTGCTGATCATGCTAActctgataagccaatcacaccctGACCCGTACTGTGTACACTTCGCATAAAATGTCAACGACTCCGACTCATACACACGGTAGTCTACAGATCTTCGGAGGGTATACTCCTTCATCGCCTTAATAACAGCTTCCCTAGAACTGAATTCCATCCCCATGGCGAACTCACCATCTGCGACAAAAGGAACTTCTGCCAGGAAGGCAGCCATACCATAAGTATTTAATACACGATTGTTTAATGaccaaaattaaatattaaatcagCACTCACATCATCAATAATGATATAAATAAGGTTTACATTACGTTATTATCTAaatctcaattaaataaaaatacaaacacaTTAATACAAATTATGCtcaataactaaaaataaatactaaTCTTCCAGATAACTTCATAAATACTATAATAAACAATCAGTTATAAACCCTAAttaagtaaataactaaataaatacaaattaactaaataactaaaaataattattaatcacctaaacaactaaaaataaatactATAACAAATGCTCATTAGTAAATCATAATTagctaaataaatataaattaactaaataactaaaaataaatactaaTCGCCTACATAACTTCATCAAGACTATAATAAATACTCATTaataaataaactaataaataaatcctaattaactaaataactaaataaatataaattccctaaataactaaaaataagttCCAATCGCCTAAATAACTTCATAAATACTCTAACAAATACTTATTAATAAATCCtaattaactaaataactaaataaatataaattccctaaataactaaaaataagttCCAATCGCCTAAATAACTTCATAAATACTCTAACAAATACTTATTAATAAATCCtaattaactaaataactaaataaatataaattccctaaataactaaaaataagttCCAATCGCCTAAATAACTTCATAAATACTCTAACAAATACTTATTAATAAATCCtaattaactaaataactaaataaatataaattccctaaataactaaaaataagttCCAATCGCCTAAATAACTTCATAAATACTCTAACAAATACTTATTAATAAATCCtaattaactaaataactaaataaatataaattccctaaataactaaaaataagttCCAATCGCCTAAATAACTTCATAAATACTCTAACAAATACTTATTAATAAATCCTAATTAACATATTAATTAAATGAATACTAGACCCTAAATACTAATTAACTCAAACTCTTTTTATATTAAACTTGTCTAAATAACCTCTTTTACAAATGCTAAACGAGTACATGCACTCATATAGTCCGGAAACTCCGGAGCATGCATGGTTTCTAAATCCAAAACTCGCAAGAAAGATGGCTCCTCAAATGGCTCTTCGTTCGCGAGTGCATTTGCAACGTCTGTCACATTCGGAGCCACACTGCCGTCGGCTTGATCTTCATCTCCGTCTTGACCAACAACTTCGTTGATTTCGAACTCTTCCTCACTCTCACTATTGTAGTCTTCTCGTAAAATATTTCGGTCAGCCTCAGATTGTTCGAATTCAATGTACAACTCGATGAACGAAATTTGAGCACGactttcaatatacattgaaaacatctcttgcatgctTGCTTCGTCCGTTACATATTTGGTCTGAAATTGGACGAATCCACCAAATACTGGTACATGATATCTGTATGAAATACATGATATTTTTCTTGACATCTCcgaatctatcttctcacaaatcacgcCTTTAAGCTCTTCAAATGAGATTGTGAAGGGAATAACAACATCTAACAGATCTTCACAAACAAATTTTACTCCTTCAGGTGTCTGcaacaaaatctgaccaaaataatacacttTCAAAAGGACTCTATCATCCATTCTTCTCACTCACTTAAATAAAAATAGCAACTTCACCATCAACTTTTTTTCCAAACCCAAGTAAACACACACTAGAcctagagaaagaagagaagtcGAACAAGATGAAGAAAGTTGGATCTGGTCGGCTGTCTTTGGTTCGCACACCTTCGcaagtatatatatacacacacaagtCTGACCAACCGAGTTGTGTAAcctaattcaaaaaaattatataataattaaaacggaccgtccgatttcatttactgtaaattaaaaaaaaaaatctctcaaGCAAAAATCGGACCCAGCAACTAGTataaccaaattaaaaaaaaaaatccaacaaaGAAAACGGATCATCCGTTTTAATGAGGACATATCGCACGGTCTGATTTCTTCTATGTGAATTTCGTATACCACGAGCAAAACGGACCCTCTGATTTGCTTacaaatttttcaaaacaaaaaattcAGAGGGTTCAATTTTTTCCTACTAAATCTGAGCCAAAAACTGTCATACATTTCGGTGTAGCACCCCCTCATTTTATAATCCGGCACAACACCTGTCCCTCCTCCATAACCAAAAAAATGAGCCTGCAAATGACTAGTAATAATAGTACACCCAATAGGTGACTATAGTGGCTATAATGCCTATACAACTTTAATAACATGTGAAAAATATTACTAAATTAAAgtaatgatattttattatttaataatattttttaaatattactaaaATTATGTAACCATCATAGCTATCCTATTATAAACAATATAGACTTCACTTGTGTATATATATTAAAAGTGCAAATTAAACTTTCTTGTGTGGCCGGAAGCTTATTGGTGATATAGAAATATAGAATGAACATGTATCTGCTGAAGATGAGGATGAGACATTCTTGTTGCACACTCAATTGAGTTGTTTGAACTTTGAAAGCAGTAGCCATTAATTTCATTgcactttaaatgttttgtctttTGTCTGTCACGGAGAATTTTTgaaggttagatttaacagtgtttgAATAGCtttctggagtgtttgagaatactctagatggttccggaacgttctagaatgtcctagaagcttctggaataccctagaaggttctagaagactctggaaggtcatagagtattctagaagagtgtagatgtatatagaagtataaagagtgATATGGAATAACTTCGTGTGCAAGGGACCGCACCAAATGAAGGATTGTCCCAAGCTAGGAACTTTGGCATCTATAGCTGAGGAACGAGAAGCTCAAACTCAAGTAACTGAGTGTGTTGGATCTATCCAACACATAAATGCTGTGAAGACCAAAGAGACAAGTACTGCAGAAAAGAAAGGCTTGATGTATGTCAAAGCCTTTATCAATGAAAAACCCGTCATGGCTATGATCGACACTGGTGCTACACACAACTTCATCACGCCTGATGAAGCAAAGAGGCTTGGGTTAAAGATCACCGAAAAGAATGGCTGGTTCAAACCCGTGAATACCAAGGGTGAACCCCTTAAAGGAGTAGCAAAAGGGGTTGAGATGACTCTTGGTTCTTGGAAGGGCCTTGTGGATTTTTCAGTAGCACCcatggacgattttaaaatagtcATCGGACTCGATTTGCAAAGGAAAGCAAATATAATACCTATGCCATACTACGACGTAGTATGCATCATGGAGAAAGGGTCTCCATGCATGGTCCCTACAGTCTCTAAAGTTGGCGGACCACCGATACTCTCCGCTATGCAACTCAAGAAAGGGTTCAAGAAGGGAGAGATTACATATTTGGCTCTACTACAAGAGGAGCCAACACTTGAAAGAGAAGACGTTCCTCCCGAAATCAAGGAAGtccttgaagaaaataaggatgtgaTGCCTCCCGAGTTGCCAAAACAACTACCACCTAGGAGGAAGGTGGACCACAAGATTGAATTGGAGTTTTGTAAGCGCTAATCAGAAGGATTGGACAAAACTCCTAGACATTGCTCAATTCTCATACAATCTGCAAAAGAGCGAGTCTACAGGGAAGAGCCCATTTGAGATTGTGACTGGACAACAGCCGCTTACACCtcactctctttcttcctcttactcaGGAAAGAGCCCTGGAGCTTATCATATGATTAAGTCATGGGAAGAACAAGCAGATGTCACTCGTTTTTACCTCGACAAAGCTGccaagaggatgaagaaatgggcagataagaagaggaggcatgcaagctatcaagtgggagACAACAATAAAGTATtcttccaccaaagcttcctttctcttgtgttctcttgtattcttagctttattgctaagtattgagggttaggctgacttggtcttagctcaagaggttgagtaagtccgagtgccatcacggtagcgttggagtgtgtccaaggccgtgacatGTCGCTGTAAAGTCTTAATATTAAAACCAACACCAACAAGTATATATCATAGCCATACTCATTattattcttttaaaaatattatttatatactaaaattaactattaaaatcaattattatatatttatatgttatttaatttatttttaatatatattttatattaataattaattttaatatacatctaatataattatatattaaagagatagaaagagaaaaaagacaataaatattaataaataaataaattttgatagtttataattttatattgaattgtgtaagaataaaaatataagacTACGAGTACTGCTTTGTTGAATATTTATATTATGTGATTAGGTGTCTGGTAAAATGGTAACAATACaattataaataatagaaattTATGATGTTTGGATACTGATATGGATACGAGATACGATACGACACGGGATACGTtaatacataaattttaaaatcttataaaataCGGAAACACGTatagatataaaatataaagtattttttagataaatcgtaataatattttggtattttattaatattagaatataaattattttttaattatttttaatatcttattttaattatatcaagtatttaaaatattttttattttaataaataataatatatactatatctaaatttatttcaagaatatatattaagaataagattggacacgctgacacgtgattaTATTTAAATGTGTCCAAATATgttcaaaatttttttagtttttattaaaataCGATTGGACACAACAAACACACATATTAAACGAATATCGATAAATATCGTATCTAAAATATGTCCAATATACAAACACAATAACACAGCAAAATATCAATACTTCATAAAAATTGATATCTTAGTATACCTTATATTGATGCCAAAAGATTACCTGTTAATAGTATCTGATCTTAGAGGGACATACAACATCTActataaaatatactaattaattgGACCGTATAGCCGTACGACTATAGTAAGCAACCGAACCATCCTTCATTCCTTCTAGACCAATATAGCCTATTCTATCGTCTCATTATTTATCCCAAAAatttaaatcaataaaaaaaataatattaataattatatttttaatatatttaacattATNNNNNNNNNNNNNNNNNNNNNNNNNNNNNNNNNNNNNNNNNNNNNNNNNNNNNNNNNNNNNNNNNNNNNNNNNNNNNNNNNNNNNNNNNNNNNNNNNNNNNNNNNNNNNNNNNNNNNNNNNNNNNNNNNNNNNNNNNNNNNNNNNNNNNNNNNNNNNNNNNNNNNNNNNNNNNNNNNNNNNNNNNNNNNNNNNNNNNNNNNNNNNNNNNNNNNNNNNNNNNNNNNNNNNNNNNNNNNNNNNNNNNNNNNNNNNNNNNNNNNNNNNNNNNNNNNNNNNNNNNNNNNNNNNNNNNNNNNNNNNNNNNNNNNNNNNNNNNNNNNNNtattaatataatattatataattaaatatatgtataaaattattttatactaacagtatattaaaattaaatttttaactaaatacAAATGCTATCATTTTCATATTTGGTTGTTCGTATATATAATATATCGTCTGTTAAATATTTATGGTACCTAATACGAGTTAAATCTTAAAATGGTCTTTGAGATTGGCGTCGTATAATAAAATCGTCCTTGAGATTCTAATTGTACTAATTACGTTCTTGAAATTAACAAAAGTGCACCACGTTAGTCCCTAACTCATTTttcattaacgacgtgatgacatgacTTGATGATGTGGGTTGTTAGTGACACGTGTTACTCCATagtttggccacgtgtaatggtatgatgatgtggtgaccagtgacatgtggcatgctgatgtggatggttataccacgtgtcacaatgctatttggCCACATGTTCGTTTGTGCCACGTGTAGCAatagtattcgtccacgtgtcgtGCATTATGTCATCATTGTAAATGCACCAAATTATTAGTCCCTTACTTtgtattaagtgactcattttagtctctaaaattgaatgtcgtgcatcAAACTAGTTAtttcaccaattttttctcattttttaaaaaatttaaaaatttcaatatCTTGAAtacattaatttcaattctattttttcatatattgTTTAAATACAAAtgctttcaaaaatttgttttaaattttagttttaattttataattattttgtttttttttttaactcattTATTATgtttagggacctatttgtcctttactcTTTTTTTAAGATTATtctagggtaaagtactaaattggtcctctAGGTTTGggtgtaattctgttttggttcttaaggtttaaagtgttctatttgaattcaaaaaagtttcatttagcatcaatttagtcccacagtgaggtcaaaattaaataattaacaaaatgtcctacataataACAGTACAataacaaaatcgataatctggagaataagtacaagctccagaggcataaaatcaaccattgatgatacatcaatacatttatttattatttttttataatataaataaaatattttctataaaactaaagaaaatgataaataaatgtatttatGCATCAAtgattgattttgtgcctctggagcttgtacttgttctccagattatcgattttgttcttgaactgttgttatgtaggacattttgttaattatttagttTTGACCTCATTGTGGGACTAAATtaatgctaaatgaaacttttttggattcaaatagaacactttaaaccttaaggaccaaaacagaattacgcccaaacctaggggaccaatttagtactttacccataatttaacattggtaaattttgtaatatataagtatgttattataaaaaaagaattatatgattgattagacacattttttcatataaaaatatgtatttttaacaagaaatcaataattaaaataaatatttttttgtacttATGGAATACACGTTTCCGTTATGTGTAAATGGGCTAAACTGAAGGCACTTGTATTTGAATaacatgtgaaaaatagaattgaaattaatgcattcaaagatattgagaattttgaatttatagaaaaaaatgagaaaaaactggtgaagggactaatttggtgcatgacattcaatttcaaaaactaaaatgagtcacttaatgtaaagtgagggactaatttggtgaaCAAATACAATGATGACACAATGGATGACATGTGGATaaatactgttgcgacacgtgaCACAAACAAACATGTGGCCAAAAATAGCATTGTGACACATGACACAACCATCCACATCAGTATGTCatgtgtcactggtcaccacattaTCATACCATTATACGTGGCTAAACCATGGAGTGACACATGTCACTAACAACCCACGTTATTAAgtcatgtcatcacgtcgttaatagAAAATGAACAGTGACTAATGTGATACACTTTTGTTAGTCTCAATAACGTCATTGGTGTAATTGAAATCTCAGAGACAATTTTAATAAACAGCACAATCATTTTAGGATTTAACTCAGGTAACACATTCATAAATTAAAGAGTGAAAAGTAATTAATAAACTTTTGCACCCTTTTTTACTATTAATTTGGTTCGAACCCCAAGCCTAATATAATCATAACCTTGATGATGCATGCACTTACTAACttgtaattaataataaaatgtgCATGCACTGTTAATAAGAATTATAATAATTAGGTTATCCAAAATACTAGTAACAACCAAAATCAGCTTTCATTTATTATTCTTTTTGGGGGTGCAAATGTAACTGCCAACTAACtcaagtagttaggtggtttaaAATTTGCAAGGTACAGATCATAAAAAGGCGATTATGTgtgttaattaattaatgacaTTGAAAGCTATAAAAAGTAACGATAATTTTAAGAGTTTATTCGTATTCTAAGAGTATATAATAAGACtacttattaaaaatataatcattaatattatttttttattagtttaaattttaaaatgagTAATTTCATaacattattattaataaaatattttaaatattttttatttaataaataaaaataaatacattaaaaatttaaactctttatattttaaaaaaaattaattcatcatCTTAATATATATCCTTAAAATACAAGTTAGATAAACTCTTGACACGTTAACATTTATCTAGTTGTTAGTTGTTGAAGGGTCTCAGCATGGTGTTCTAATAATTATTCCATTCCAAAGACACTGACACTGCAACCATATAACTAATACTAATTATGATTATATATTCTTTTTGTCAACTATAGTTTGTAGTTGTAGAAAAGTGTTTCGACCAAGTAGACCACATGAGCACCAAATTTGGCATAATGAATTTGGTTAGTTAAAGTGAGTGCAAATGTGCAATGNNNNNNNNNNNNNNNNNNNNNNNNNAAAATACATAGATAATTATATATCGACTATACTTGGCACTCTTAATTATATTCATTATGGGTTTTGAATTTTGAGTTCTTGACAGCTACTGATGCATGTTGTGCACTAAGGACTCTGCAATTAGAATTTGGAATATTCATTGCATATAGAGATATTTGCACGTTTCTAACATAGTCCTCCTTAATTGATAGGAATTATTCTGAGCTTTTGCATTTGAGAAATAGGATCGAAGATTCATTCGAGCCTTACCTTCCTTAAGTTGGCAAttacttatatttatttataattaatatgTAAATCTTATGTCTGGTGAGAAATGGAATTGAAAGACACCTGTGATAATGAGCGAGCTTTAAGGATGGTTTTTCTCTATGATGGTGTTTAATTAGGTCAACCACCCCTAATTAATTatgagctttcttcttttctttttcattttatatAGTCTATCTTTTCATTAGttcatatatttatatttatgccaCTTAAAGTCAATGCCTAGAGTCAATGATCAAATCACATGCACTTcgactattattttttttttttttaattgagtatggggagtttatgtcatttgagctattactcattggcgtaCTTCGACTATCTTAACGACTAGAAATATTTGAGGAACAATAAAACTTACTTAAATCAGTNNNNNNNNNNNNNNNNNNNNNNNNNNNNNNNNNNNNNNNNNNNNNNNNNNNNNNNNNNNNNNNNNNNNaataaaaattaattaaatcagtttaaaattattttgttttatatttattaattatctttaaaataaatatataatattatatataataaaaaaattttaatattatatacataaaattataaatattaaattaaataaaataattttggatTATTATCTATTTTAACATTAATCTTTAAAGACGTGGTGCTGGCTTAATTAATAAATCACTTAGCTTGTAATTTATTATGGGatgaaaatagaaataaatagaTAAATCAAAATGCGTATGCGCTATATATAGCCCGATATTCTTACTTAATATGATCATTTGGTCCATGAATTTTGGTTGCAATTTATGAGTGATCAGTTGCTTAGAAAAAGAAGGTTGAATTTAggttttttgttttgtttattttaattttaaattggaTAGAATTTAGAGAATTAGTTAAGTCTGTCCTTATTAAGAAcgtagaaaatatttttattttatctcttgtcaataaaagaatcaaaataaaattgtatGAGAGTAAATTTATTGTGACGTCTTGCGGAAttgaataaacagaaaataattttattttgtttcttaaagaataaaattagaattaaaatagagAAAGAAGAGTGACACAATCATATATCATAATTTAATCACTTTGTGTAATGTGGCATATATTTAGTCTCCATCACAACGATGATAAAATTTTTACTATCTTTTACAAAGATTATATTTACCAATTTTCTTATGATTCAACTCAATCCTGTCTGGGACAAACTCAATTTCTACCCAAGTTAGATTTGACTAAGTTTACTTTCTAAATTTTCAACAACTAAGTATTCACTCAACTTAGCAAGGGAATCCCCTAAGAATTATGAATACAAAATAGAAAATtataccaaaattttttaaaataaatatttggcTTTTTTCCAAGTCTAACTCTCTTTGCCTTTTTTCTTAAtgactttttcttaatttcttatattaatgcattttttattgaaataaagaaagATAAACCTGAAAAAATTGAATATTCAATAGAGAACTATGAAGAAAAAGAATGTATAATTTTGTAAGTTATGAAAATCCAAACTTTATGCTCTCACTCCTTGAATCAATCTCTGCCTGTTTACCCATTTAATAGAGGAATAAAGCTTCCAAAGTTTGAAACTTGACTTCAACAACtttaacttcttctttttcaaatatcaGCACTAGCAGTGACGCAGAAGAAAGATAGAGCAATAGTAGTGATTGAACTTTACATGCATCCATACCCACCATcttctctttcatcctttttcaaatttcttcaaGGATCTGAACCTTTCATTTTTTACTCCAAGATTTTTTCTTATCCCTTGATTTATAGTAGAGCTCCATAATATTCAATTTATCAGTTCGGTGTATGTAGAAGAAAGACTTCTTCAACAATTTTCAATGAAGCACAAAGAGAAAAAGATTTCTCTGACGTAGCATTCAGATTTGATCTTTGTTTAGAGTCCTAActtatttgaattttttcttcttgtttgaTTTTAATAATCCACTTTTTTCATCTTTGATTTGGATcctaattagatttttttttattttattttttggaatGCTTCGTATgagtgagagagaagaaagagacgaagagaaaagagagaactgGTTTTGTAGCTTTGATTTGGTTTAGATAAAAATGAAATTTTATTTCTTAGTTAGCTACATTTTTTCTCGTGCCATGATATGAACTTGGACTTGGATCATCCATTTAATTGGCCTTAAGATTGTTTTTTATTCAAATTCATTTTTCCATACTAGTTAACCAGATTTCTCACAACTTTAAGTTTTGTTAGCTTGTTGTTGAGCTTGTTTGGTTTCTTTGAATTACTGTCCAATTAACAAACTAATCACACatctaattaaatttttaacccaataataatgtttgatcaccatcaagaaattatttttagttcttcaaactcaacaatGAGCTAAACCAAGCTCACGAAAGCCTAGATAAACTTATCAGCATGTAGCATGAATAGAAAATTAGAGGATATACTCAAATAGGTTTCTAAGAAATTTTGCGTTTGatgtttttgtttctatttttttttattatattaagtTCACTCCCTAAATTTTCAATAACTAAGTGTTCACTCAACTTAGTAAGAGAATCTCCTCAGAATAATGAATACAAAATAGAAAATTGtacaaaaaatatttgaaataaatATTTGGCTTTTCTCCAAGTCTAACTCTCTTTGTCTTTTCTCTCAAtgaatttttcttaatttcttatattaatgcatttttttattgaaataaagaaagataaacctaaaaaaattgaatattcAATAGAGAACCATGAAGACGAAGAATGTATAGTTTTGTAAGCTATGAAAACCCAAATTTTATGCTCTCACTCTTTGAATCAACCTCTGGCTGTTTACCCTTTTAACAGAGGAGTAAAGCTTCCAAAGTTTGAAATTTGGCTTCAACAACTTTAACTTCTTCTTTCCCAAATATCAGCGCAGAAGAGAGATAGAGCAGTAGTAGTGATTGAACTTTACATGCATCCATACCCACCATCTTCTCTTTCattccttttcaaattttttcaaggATCTGAACCATTCATTTGTGCTTTGACTCCAAGGTTTTTTCTTATCCCTTGATTTATAGTAGAGCTCCATAATATTCAATTTACCAGTTCGGTACATGCAGAGGAAAGACTTCTTCAACAATCTTCAATGAAGCACAAAGAAAAAAAGATTTCTATGATGTAGCATTCAGATTTGATCTTTGTTTAGAGTCCTAGcttatttgaatttttattttttgtttgattttg
The DNA window shown above is from Arachis ipaensis cultivar K30076 chromosome B08, Araip1.1, whole genome shotgun sequence and carries:
- the LOC107610435 gene encoding uncharacterized protein LOC107610435, which encodes MAAFLAEVPFVADGEFAMGMEFSSREAVIKAMKEYTLRRSVDYRVYESESLTFYAKCTQYGSGCDWLIRVSMISRKHCWVIRRYNGSHTCTRATISQDHSELDSDTIAEAIKPLIEADPSLKVKSVIAEVQLKFNYTVSYRKAWLAKQKSVEKIFGGWEASYEALPIWFEAMCHKEPSTVVHFETMPAYQGDDLVSDIRVLHRVFWSYYPYIRAFRHCKPVVQVDGTHLYGKYNGCLLVAVS